Proteins encoded in a region of the Nicotiana tomentosiformis chromosome 9, ASM39032v3, whole genome shotgun sequence genome:
- the LOC138899085 gene encoding uncharacterized protein — MTRLIHRGVSASHGSYSARPDLSSSSALPAESSSCAPSFQGSFIPVCHRDASILFDTSSTYLYVSSYFARYLDMPSDSLVMHVHVSTLVDDSIIVDYVYRSCVVSIRGHEMRVDLLLLNMVDFDVILGMDWLSTCHAILDCHAKVVTLAMPELPRVEWRGSLDYVPGKVISYLKAQRMVENGCLAYLAVVTDVSADTSTIDSIPIVQDFSDVFLADLSGMPPDRDIYFGIDLVSGTQPISIPPYHMAPSELKKLEKQLQELLDKGFIRPSVSP, encoded by the exons ATGACTCGTTTGATTCATCGTGGTGTATCAGCtagtcatggttcatacagtgctcgtccgGATCTCTCATCTTCCAGTGCCCTCCCAGCTGAGAGTTCATCTTGTGCTCCATCATTTCAGGGTTCGTTTATACCAG tgtgccacagggatgcttccatattatttgacactagttccacttatttatatgtatcatcgtactttgctCGCTATTTGGATATGCCAAGTGATTCCTtagttatgcatgttcatgtatctacactggtggatgattctattattgtggactatgTATATCGATCGTGTGTGGTGTCTATTAGGGGACATGAGATGAGGGTTGATCTTTTACTGCtaaatatggttgattttgacgtgattttaggcatggattggttgtcaacATGTcacgctattctagattgtcacgctaaggttgtgacattggcgatgccggagtTGCCTAGggtggagtggagaggttccctgGATTATGTTCCTGGtaaagtgatttcatacttgaaggctcaacggatggttgagaatggatgtttggcatatttggctgTTGTGAcggatgtcagtgctgatacttCTACTATTGATTCCATTCCGATAGTGCAAGACTTCtcggatgtgtttcttgcagacttgtcgggcatgccacctgacagggacatttattttggtattgacttggtgtcgggaactcagcccatctctattcctccgtatcatatggcaccatcAGAGTTGAAGAAATTGGAAAAACAACTTcaggagctacttgataaggggttcattaggcctagtgtgtcgccttag
- the LOC138899086 gene encoding uncharacterized protein has translation MPPYSKIIKEILSNKQKVEETSVIKLIEHCSAILQNKLPQKCGDPGSFAIPCSLGSTKFEKSLCDSGASINLMPLSIFKKLEGEIGEIRSIHVALQLVDQTTIMPEGIVEDVLVRVDTFRSLWTSLW, from the coding sequence ATGCCACCATATTCTAAGATCATAAAGGAGATATTGTCCAACAAGCAGAAAGTGGAAGAGACATCGGTTATCAAGCTCATAGAGCATTGTAGTGCTATTCTGCAAAATAAGCTCcctcaaaagtgtggagatccagggagttttgctataccttgctctttaggaagtACTAAATTTGAAAAATCTTTGTGTGATTCAGGTGCTTCCATTAATCTTATGCCCTTATCTATTTTCAAGAAATTGGAGGGAGAGATTGGAGAAATCAGATCTATACATGTGGCTTTGCAGTTGGTGGATCAAACCACAATCATGCCTGAAGGAATAGTGGAAGATGTGCTAGTTCGGGTGGACACATTTCGTTCCCTATGGACTTCATTATGGTGA
- the LOC104108709 gene encoding uncharacterized protein, whose translation MGQLDIAQNTRPARALPSDTKANPKAPINAVSLRNGSELEEAPSKKRKQVTFKSEKPVKEPVAKQPQPIVLKPPPAFPQRLQKVKDNAAYKKFLDILKQVHINIPLVDILHEVPKNAKYIKEIVANKHKLTVFETVALTEKCSSRIQNKLPPKLKDPGSFTIQISMGKHVVGRVLCDLGASINLILLFVFRQLGLGDPRLTTVVLQLVDISLASAEGVIEDVLLQVGTFIFPTDFVILDYEPDQEVPFILG comes from the exons ATGGGGCAACTTGATATTGCCCAGAACACCAGACCAGCGAGAGCATTACCTAGCGACACTAAGGCTAATCCTAAGGCTCCTATTAATGCTGTGTCATTAAGGAATGGGAGCGAATTAGAAGAAGCCCCATCAAAGAAGAGAAAGCAAGTGACGTTTA AGTCAGAGAAGCCAGTTAAAGAGCCTGTAGCAAAGCAACCACAACCAATAGTTTTAAAGCCACCACCTGCGTTCCCTCAAAGATTGCAGAAAGTGAAGGATAATGCAGCGTACAAGAAGTTCCTTGATATTTTAAAACAAGTGCACATTAACATCCCATTGGTGGACATTTTGCATGAAGTGCCAAAGAATGCAAAGTACATCAAGGAAATTGTAGCAAACAAGCACAAGCTAACTGTGTTCGAGACTGTAGCACTCACTGAGAAGTGTAGTTCCAGAATTCAGAATAAGTTGCCTCCTAAATTGAAGGACCCAGGAAGCTTCACAATTCAAATTTCAATGGGGAAACATGTGGTTGGGCGCGTAttgtgtgatcttggggcaagcaTAAACCTGATATTGTTGTTTGTGTTTCGACAGCTAGGGTTGGGAGACCCTCGACTGACTACGGTGGTATTACAATTGGTAGATATATCCTTAGCCAGCGCCGAGGGGGtcattgaagatgtgctgctccAAGTGGGAACATTCATATTCCCAACTGATTTTGTCATCCTGGATTACGAGCCTGATCAGGAAGTCCCATTTATTTTGGGATGA
- the LOC138899087 gene encoding uncharacterized protein yields the protein MKEKSSVQARKIRELEARLASELAKAKSDAEKAKANADAFVAIYRADAEAAQVQAREAAETANTQAHWAAELAKCQSWRETLEEIHARGFDLTEQIKRAKELKADAESLASDDDDDDDGSKSGSESGEEPDGEETASGDNQET from the coding sequence atgaaggagaagagctcggtcCAAGCTCGAAAAATAagggagctcgaggctcggttggcctccgaacttgccaaaGCCAAATCTGATGCTGAAAAAGCAAAGGCCAatgcggatgcattcgtggcTATCTATCGGGCCGACGCTGAAGCcgctcaggtacaagcaagagaggcagccgagaccgcaaATACTCAAGCACATTGGGCTGCTGAacttgccaaatgccaatcttggagggagaccctcgaggagatccatgctcgaggtttcgatctcaccgaacagataaaaagggctaaagagctcaAAGCCGATGCGGAatccttggcttccgatgatgacgatgatgatgatgggagcaagagtgggtctgagagcggggaggagcccgatggagaagagaccgcctCCGGAGATAACCAGGAGACTTag